A DNA window from Iodobacter ciconiae contains the following coding sequences:
- a CDS encoding DUF1398 domain-containing protein: protein MKSEIVAEAARTTLDGSIPFPEVVRKLMETGVEYYHVDYVALQKTYYSASGEIIKTPINYEGLPSVSADFNADALRMAILDSQQNGQHYRDFSKRAMSAGVQGYIAFLRGQRVTYWGRNGDQHVEWFPGAKPANA from the coding sequence ATGAAATCCGAAATTGTCGCCGAAGCTGCGCGTACAACACTAGACGGAAGTATTCCGTTTCCTGAGGTTGTTCGTAAACTTATGGAAACGGGTGTCGAGTATTACCACGTTGACTATGTGGCACTACAAAAAACTTATTACAGTGCCTCTGGTGAAATTATCAAAACGCCTATCAATTACGAGGGGCTACCTTCGGTCTCCGCCGATTTCAATGCTGATGCGTTGCGAATGGCAATTCTCGATAGCCAACAAAATGGTCAGCACTACCGAGATTTCTCTAAGCGAGCCATGAGCGCGGGTGTGCAAGGTTATATTGCATTTTTGCGCGGACAGCGAGTTACTTATTGGGGGCGCAATGGAGATCAACATGTCGAGTGGTTCCCCGGTGCAAAGCCTGCAAACGCCTAG